Proteins co-encoded in one Enterobacter sp. R4-368 genomic window:
- the tpiA gene encoding triose-phosphate isomerase — protein MRHPLVMGNWKLNGSRHMVNELVANLRTELAGVTGCAVSIAPPEMYLDLAKHAADGSHIVLGAQNVDVNLSGAFTGETSAEMLKDIGAKYIIIGHSERRTYHKESDELIAKKFAVLKAQGLTPVLCIGETEAENEAGKTEEVCARQIDAVLKTQGAAAFEGAVIAYEPVWAIGTGKSATPAQAQAVHKFIRDHIAKADAKVAEQVIIQYGGSVNAGNAAELFTQPDIDGALVGGASLKADAFAVIVKAAEAAKQA, from the coding sequence ATGCGACATCCTTTAGTGATGGGTAACTGGAAACTGAACGGCAGCCGCCACATGGTAAACGAACTGGTTGCAAACCTGCGTACCGAGCTGGCTGGCGTAACGGGTTGTGCTGTCTCAATCGCTCCGCCGGAAATGTACCTCGATCTGGCCAAACACGCCGCTGACGGCAGCCACATTGTACTGGGCGCGCAAAACGTTGACGTTAACCTGTCTGGCGCATTCACCGGCGAAACCTCTGCCGAAATGCTGAAAGATATTGGCGCGAAATACATCATCATCGGCCACTCTGAGCGCCGTACTTACCACAAAGAATCCGACGAGTTGATCGCGAAGAAATTCGCCGTGCTGAAAGCGCAGGGTCTGACGCCGGTTCTGTGCATCGGTGAAACCGAAGCAGAAAACGAAGCCGGTAAAACCGAAGAAGTATGCGCACGTCAGATCGACGCCGTGCTGAAAACGCAGGGTGCTGCGGCATTCGAAGGCGCGGTAATTGCCTACGAACCGGTTTGGGCTATCGGTACCGGCAAATCCGCGACCCCGGCACAGGCACAGGCTGTTCACAAATTTATCCGTGACCACATTGCAAAAGCCGACGCGAAAGTGGCTGAACAAGTGATCATTCAGTACGGCGGTTCCGTTAACGCTGGCAACGCAGCTGAGCTGTTCACCCAGCCGGATATCGACGGCGCACTGGTTGGCGGCGCATCCCTGAAAGCTGACGCTTTTGCGGTGATCGTTAAAGCGGCAGAAGCTGCAAAACAGGCGTAA
- a CDS encoding YiiQ family protein: MKAWRYPIWLLFSALVFSIPAHAEEPSTATTAPYLLPGAPTFDQSISQFREKFNTDNPTLALSEFRAVDSRGDQANLTRAATKINDYLYASTALERGTLKIKSMQITWLPVQGPEQKAAKAKAQEYMAAFIRAFSPTLTAAQSTQKLQKLLTNGKNKPYYAETEGAIRYVVADNGEKGLTFAVEPIKLTLSDSLEENNK; this comes from the coding sequence ATGAAAGCATGGCGTTATCCCATTTGGCTGCTCTTTTCCGCGCTGGTTTTCAGCATACCGGCTCATGCAGAAGAGCCGTCGACCGCCACCACTGCGCCCTATTTATTGCCGGGCGCGCCGACATTTGATCAGTCGATTAGTCAGTTTCGCGAAAAATTCAACACCGATAACCCGACGCTGGCGCTCAGTGAATTTCGCGCGGTAGATAGCCGGGGCGATCAGGCGAACCTGACGCGCGCAGCCACGAAAATCAATGATTACCTCTACGCCTCGACGGCGCTGGAGCGCGGTACGCTGAAAATCAAATCGATGCAGATAACCTGGCTGCCAGTGCAAGGTCCGGAGCAAAAAGCGGCGAAAGCAAAAGCTCAGGAGTATATGGCGGCGTTTATCCGCGCCTTTTCACCGACGTTAACCGCCGCACAAAGTACGCAAAAGCTGCAAAAGTTGCTGACTAACGGCAAAAACAAACCTTACTACGCCGAAACGGAAGGCGCGATTCGCTATGTGGTAGCAGACAACGGTGAAAAAGGGCTGACCTTCGCTGTTGAACCGATTAAGCTGACGCTATCTGATTCGCTGGAAGAGAACAATAAATGA
- a CDS encoding DUF805 domain-containing protein gives MGIQQWLFSFKGRIGRRDFWVWMILWLLSMTVLFTLANGGMLDFQMAAFILVCLIWPTTCVMVKRLHDRGRHGAWGFLLVLAWMLLSGNWQVLGGTLEWTVGRLIPVVIIVMMVIDLGAFVGTQGENKYGKETLDVKYR, from the coding sequence ATGGGCATACAGCAGTGGTTGTTCTCTTTTAAAGGGCGCATTGGGCGTCGCGATTTTTGGGTCTGGATGATCCTCTGGCTATTGAGTATGACGGTGCTGTTCACGCTCGCCAACGGCGGCATGCTCGATTTTCAGATGGCGGCATTTATCCTTGTGTGCCTGATCTGGCCGACAACCTGCGTGATGGTAAAACGTCTGCATGACCGGGGGCGTCACGGCGCGTGGGGTTTTTTGCTGGTGCTGGCGTGGATGCTGCTGTCGGGCAACTGGCAGGTACTGGGCGGTACGCTGGAGTGGACGGTGGGGCGTCTGATCCCGGTGGTGATTATCGTCATGATGGTCATCGACCTGGGCGCATTTGTGGGCACCCAGGGGGAAAATAAGTACGGCAAAGAGACGCTGGATGTGAAATACCGCTGA
- the fpr gene encoding ferredoxin--NADP(+) reductase — MADWVTGKVTKVQFWTDALFSLTVHAPVHPFTAGQFAKLGLEIDGERVQRAYSYVNAPSNPDLEFYLVTVPEGKLSPRLAALQPGDEVLLVSEAAGFFVLEEVPDCDTLWMLATGTAIGPYLSMLQEGKDLERFKNLVLVHAVRYAADLSYLPLMLELQKRYEGKLRIQTVVSRETLSGSLTGRVPALIESGALEEAVGLPMTAETSHVMLCGNPQMVRDTTQLLKDTRQMAKHLRRRPGHITAEHYW; from the coding sequence ATGGCGGACTGGGTAACAGGAAAAGTCACAAAGGTGCAGTTCTGGACCGATGCGCTATTCAGCCTCACCGTTCATGCCCCCGTTCACCCCTTCACTGCCGGACAATTCGCCAAACTTGGGCTGGAAATTGACGGCGAGCGCGTCCAGCGCGCCTACTCATACGTGAACGCCCCGAGCAATCCCGATCTGGAGTTCTACCTTGTCACCGTGCCGGAAGGGAAACTTAGCCCGCGCCTGGCCGCACTCCAGCCGGGAGACGAGGTGTTACTGGTGAGCGAAGCGGCGGGGTTCTTCGTGCTGGAAGAAGTGCCGGACTGCGACACTTTGTGGATGCTGGCAACCGGCACCGCGATTGGGCCGTACTTGTCGATGTTGCAGGAAGGCAAAGATCTGGAGCGTTTCAAAAACCTGGTGCTGGTACATGCGGTGCGCTACGCGGCGGATTTAAGTTATTTACCGCTAATGCTGGAGCTGCAAAAACGCTATGAAGGGAAACTGCGGATTCAGACGGTGGTCAGCCGGGAAACCCTTTCCGGTTCGCTGACCGGGCGCGTTCCGGCGCTGATTGAAAGCGGTGCGCTGGAAGAAGCGGTCGGGCTGCCGATGACAGCGGAGACCAGCCATGTGATGCTGTGCGGCAACCCGCAGATGGTGCGCGATACCACACAGTTACTGAAAGATACCCGCCAGATGGCGAAACATCTGCGCCGCCGCCCCGGGCATATCACCGCCGAACACTACTGGTGA
- the glpX gene encoding class II fructose-bisphosphatase: MRRELAIEFSRVTEAAALAGYKWLGRGDKNTADGAAVNAMRIMLNNVDIDGTIVIGEGEIDEAPMLFIGEKVGTGKGDAVDIAVDPIEGTRMTAMGQANALAVLAVGDKGCFLNAPDMYMEKLIVGPGAKGAIDLNLPLADNLRNVAAALGKPLSELTVTILAKPRHDATIAEMQALGVRVFAIPDGDVAASILTCMPDSEVDVLYGIGGAPEGVVSAAVIRALDGDMQGRLLARHQVKGDNEENRRIGEYELKRCRGMGIEAGNVLRLDEMARSDNVIFAATGITKGDLLDGITRKGNIATTETLLIRGKSRTIRRIQSIHYLDRKDPEVQRHIL; encoded by the coding sequence ATGAGACGAGAACTTGCCATCGAATTCTCCCGCGTGACCGAAGCCGCAGCGCTGGCTGGCTACAAATGGCTGGGGCGTGGCGATAAGAACACCGCGGATGGCGCGGCGGTTAACGCTATGCGCATCATGCTCAACAATGTCGACATAGACGGCACCATCGTGATTGGCGAAGGCGAGATCGACGAAGCGCCGATGCTGTTTATTGGTGAAAAAGTCGGCACCGGTAAAGGCGATGCGGTCGACATTGCCGTTGACCCGATCGAAGGGACGCGCATGACGGCGATGGGCCAGGCCAACGCGCTGGCGGTGCTGGCGGTCGGCGATAAGGGCTGTTTCCTGAATGCGCCGGATATGTACATGGAAAAACTGATTGTCGGTCCTGGTGCGAAAGGCGCTATCGATCTCAATCTGCCGCTGGCCGATAACCTGCGTAATGTCGCCGCTGCGCTCGGCAAACCGCTGAGTGAACTGACGGTCACCATTCTGGCTAAACCACGCCACGACGCGACTATTGCCGAAATGCAGGCGCTGGGCGTCCGTGTTTTCGCGATTCCCGATGGCGATGTTGCCGCCTCCATCCTCACTTGTATGCCGGATAGCGAAGTGGACGTCCTGTACGGTATTGGCGGTGCGCCGGAAGGTGTGGTTTCCGCGGCGGTCATCCGCGCGCTTGATGGCGATATGCAGGGCCGCCTGCTGGCGCGCCATCAGGTGAAAGGCGATAACGAAGAGAACCGTCGTATTGGCGAATATGAATTAAAACGCTGCCGCGGCATGGGCATTGAAGCGGGCAATGTGCTGCGTCTGGATGAAATGGCGCGCAGCGACAATGTTATTTTCGCCGCTACCGGCATTACCAAAGGCGACCTGCTGGACGGCATCACCCGTAAGGGCAATATCGCCACCACCGAAACGCTGCTGATCCGCGGCAAATCGCGCACCATTCGCCGTATTCAGTCTATTCACTATCTGGATCGTAAAGACCCGGAAGTGCAGCGTCATATACTGTAA
- the glpK gene encoding glycerol kinase GlpK, which translates to MTDKKYIVALDQGTTSSRAVVMDHDANIISVSQREFEQIYPKPGWVEHDPMEIWASQSSTLVEVLAKADINSDEIAAIGITNQRETAIVWERETGKPIYNAIVWQCRRTADICEKLKRDGMEEYVRNATGLVVDPYFSGTKVKWILDHVEGSRERAKRGELLFGTVDTWLIWKMTQGRVHVTDYTNASRTMLFNIHELDWDDKMLEALDIPRAMLPEVRKSSEVYGQTNIGGKGGTRIPIAGIAGDQQAALFGQLCVKEGMAKNTYGTGCFMLMNTGEKAVKSEHGLLTTIGCGPKGEVNYALEGAVFMAGASIQWLRDEMKLISDAFDSEYFATKVKDTNGVYVVPAFTGLGAPYWDPYARGAIFGLTRGVNANHIIRATLESIAFQTRDVLEAMQADSGIRLHALRVDGGAVANNFLMQFQSDILGTRVERPEVREVTALGAAYLAGLAVGFWQNLDELQEKAVIEREFRPGIETTERNFRYDGWKKAVKRAMAWEERDE; encoded by the coding sequence ATGACTGACAAAAAATATATCGTTGCGCTCGACCAGGGCACTACCAGCTCCCGCGCCGTCGTGATGGATCATGACGCCAACATCATCAGCGTCTCACAGCGCGAGTTTGAACAAATTTATCCGAAGCCAGGCTGGGTTGAGCACGACCCGATGGAGATCTGGGCATCGCAGAGCTCAACGCTGGTCGAAGTGTTAGCGAAAGCGGATATCAATTCCGACGAGATCGCCGCTATCGGTATCACTAACCAGCGTGAAACCGCGATCGTCTGGGAACGTGAAACCGGCAAGCCAATTTATAACGCCATCGTCTGGCAGTGTCGCCGCACCGCCGATATTTGCGAAAAACTGAAGCGCGACGGCATGGAAGAGTATGTGCGCAACGCCACGGGTCTGGTGGTTGACCCGTATTTTTCTGGCACCAAAGTGAAATGGATCCTCGACCACGTTGAAGGCTCCCGCGAACGTGCGAAACGCGGCGAATTGCTGTTCGGTACTGTTGATACCTGGCTTATCTGGAAAATGACCCAGGGCCGCGTTCACGTGACGGATTACACCAACGCCTCGCGTACCATGCTGTTCAACATCCACGAGCTGGACTGGGATGACAAAATGCTGGAGGCGCTGGATATTCCGCGCGCCATGCTGCCGGAAGTACGTAAATCGTCTGAAGTTTACGGTCAGACCAACATTGGTGGTAAAGGCGGTACACGTATTCCTATCGCCGGGATCGCGGGCGACCAGCAGGCGGCGCTGTTTGGCCAGCTATGCGTGAAAGAAGGGATGGCGAAAAACACCTATGGTACCGGCTGCTTTATGCTGATGAACACCGGCGAGAAAGCGGTGAAATCTGAGCATGGTCTGCTGACCACCATCGGCTGCGGTCCGAAAGGTGAAGTGAACTACGCGCTGGAAGGTGCGGTGTTTATGGCGGGTGCGTCAATTCAATGGTTGCGCGACGAGATGAAACTTATCAGCGACGCGTTCGACTCCGAATATTTCGCCACCAAAGTGAAAGATACCAACGGTGTGTACGTAGTACCGGCCTTTACCGGTCTGGGCGCACCGTACTGGGATCCGTATGCGCGCGGTGCTATTTTCGGTCTGACCCGTGGCGTCAATGCGAACCACATCATTCGCGCTACGCTTGAGTCTATCGCCTTCCAGACACGCGATGTACTGGAAGCGATGCAGGCGGATTCCGGCATTCGTTTACACGCGCTGCGCGTGGATGGTGGCGCAGTTGCCAACAACTTCCTGATGCAGTTCCAGTCTGACATTCTCGGCACGCGCGTAGAGCGTCCGGAAGTACGTGAAGTTACGGCGCTGGGCGCGGCGTACCTGGCGGGTCTTGCGGTTGGTTTCTGGCAGAATCTGGATGAGCTGCAGGAAAAAGCGGTTATCGAACGCGAATTCCGCCCGGGTATCGAAACCACCGAGCGTAACTTCCGCTACGACGGCTGGAAAAAAGCCGTCAAACGCGCGATGGCGTGGGAAGAGCGTGACGAGTAA
- a CDS encoding MIP/aquaporin family protein: MSQTSTLKGQCIAEFLGTGLLIFFGVGCVAALKVAGATFGQWEISIIWGLGVAMAIYLTAGVSGAHLNPAVTIALWLFASFDGRKVVPFIISQFAGAFCAAALVYGLYYNLFLDFEHTHNMVRGSVESLDLAGIFSTYPNPHINFVQAFAVEMVITAVLMGVIMALGDDGNGIPRGPLAPLLIGLLIAVIGASMGPLTGFAMNPARDLGPKTFAWLAGWGNVAFTGGKDIPYFLVPLFGPIVGAALGAFGYRKLIGRHLPSGTSEAAEEKGTASTTQQKASL; this comes from the coding sequence ATGAGTCAGACATCAACCTTAAAAGGCCAGTGCATCGCCGAGTTTCTCGGCACCGGGTTGTTGATTTTCTTCGGTGTCGGCTGTGTCGCGGCGTTGAAAGTGGCTGGTGCCACCTTCGGCCAATGGGAAATCAGTATCATCTGGGGTTTGGGTGTGGCGATGGCCATCTACCTGACTGCAGGGGTTTCCGGCGCACATCTGAACCCGGCTGTGACTATTGCATTATGGCTCTTCGCTAGTTTTGATGGGCGCAAAGTTGTTCCCTTCATCATTTCTCAGTTTGCCGGCGCGTTTTGCGCGGCTGCACTTGTTTACGGGCTTTACTACAATCTTTTCCTCGATTTCGAACACACGCACAATATGGTGCGCGGCAGTGTTGAAAGTCTTGATCTGGCTGGTATTTTCTCTACCTACCCGAACCCGCACATCAACTTTGTGCAGGCCTTCGCCGTTGAAATGGTGATTACCGCTGTGCTGATGGGCGTCATCATGGCGTTGGGTGACGACGGTAACGGTATTCCGCGCGGCCCGCTGGCACCCTTGCTCATCGGTTTGTTGATTGCGGTTATCGGTGCATCCATGGGGCCACTGACGGGATTCGCCATGAACCCGGCGCGTGACCTTGGACCGAAAACGTTCGCCTGGCTTGCTGGCTGGGGCAACGTTGCCTTTACCGGCGGCAAAGATATTCCCTACTTCCTCGTCCCGCTGTTCGGGCCGATCGTAGGCGCGGCGCTCGGCGCATTCGGTTATCGTAAACTGATTGGTCGCCATCTGCCGTCTGGAACCAGTGAGGCGGCAGAAGAAAAAGGCACCGCCTCCACGACTCAACAAAAAGCTTCGCTGTAA
- the zapB gene encoding septal ring assembly protein ZapB — translation MTMSLEVFEKLEAKVQQAIDTITLLQMEIEELKEKNNSLAQDVQSAQQSREELERENHQLREQQHGWQERLQALLGRMEEV, via the coding sequence ATGACAATGTCATTAGAAGTGTTTGAAAAACTGGAAGCGAAGGTGCAGCAGGCGATTGATACCATCACGCTGCTGCAGATGGAAATCGAAGAGCTGAAAGAGAAAAACAATAGCCTGGCGCAGGACGTACAGTCTGCTCAGCAGAGCCGTGAAGAGCTGGAGCGTGAAAACCACCAGCTGAGAGAGCAGCAGCACGGCTGGCAGGAACGCTTGCAGGCGCTGCTGGGGCGTATGGAAGAAGTCTGA
- the rraA gene encoding ribonuclease E activity regulator RraA gives MKYDTSELCDIYQEEINVVEPLFSNFGGRSSFGGQIITVKCFEDNGLLYDLLEQNGRGRVLLVDGGGSMRRALIDADLARTAVQNEWEGIVVYGSVRQVDDLEELDIGIQAIAAIPVGAAGEGIGESDVRVNFGGVTFFSGDHLYADSTGIILSEDPLDIE, from the coding sequence ATGAAATACGATACTTCTGAGCTTTGTGATATTTACCAGGAAGAGATCAACGTCGTGGAACCGCTGTTCTCCAATTTTGGCGGACGGTCGTCGTTTGGCGGACAAATCATCACGGTGAAATGTTTCGAGGATAACGGGTTGCTGTACGATCTGCTCGAACAAAACGGCCGTGGTCGCGTCCTGCTGGTCGACGGCGGTGGTTCAATGCGTCGTGCGTTAATCGACGCGGATCTCGCCCGCACTGCGGTGCAAAACGAGTGGGAAGGAATTGTAGTCTATGGCTCAGTACGCCAGGTAGACGATCTTGAAGAGCTGGATATTGGGATTCAGGCGATTGCCGCCATTCCGGTTGGCGCAGCGGGTGAAGGTATCGGCGAAAGCGACGTACGTGTCAATTTCGGCGGCGTGACCTTCTTCTCCGGCGACCATCTTTATGCCGATAGCACTGGCATTATCCTTTCCGAAGATCCCCTCGATATCGAGTAA
- the menA gene encoding 1,4-dihydroxy-2-naphthoate polyprenyltransferase: protein MNETQSLSLTQAWLESLRPKTLPLAFAAIVVGTVLAWWQGYFDPLVAVLALITAGLLQILSNLANDYGDAVKGSDKPDRIGPLRGMQKGAISLAQMKRALMIVIVLSCISGLLLVTAATQTMADFIGFLALGVLSIIAAITYTVGKRPYGYLGLGDISVLLFFGWISVMGSWYLQTHMLIPAVILPATACGLLATAVLNINNLRDIESDRENGKNTLVVRLGPINARRYHAGLLVGALLCLALFNLFSLQSLWGWLFVLAAPLLIKQARFVLRELDPRAMPPMLERTVKGALLTNLLFVLGIILSQTHL from the coding sequence ATGAACGAAACGCAATCTCTTAGCCTCACCCAGGCCTGGCTGGAAAGCCTGCGACCGAAAACATTACCGCTGGCTTTCGCCGCGATTGTCGTTGGCACAGTGCTGGCCTGGTGGCAGGGCTATTTTGATCCGCTGGTGGCGGTGCTCGCACTTATCACCGCCGGATTGCTGCAAATCCTCTCCAACCTCGCCAATGATTACGGCGATGCGGTCAAAGGCAGCGATAAACCGGATCGCATTGGTCCGTTGCGCGGCATGCAAAAAGGCGCCATTTCCCTTGCGCAGATGAAGCGCGCGCTGATGATTGTCATCGTGCTGAGTTGTATCTCCGGGCTGCTGCTGGTAACCGCGGCGACACAAACGATGGCGGATTTCATCGGTTTCCTTGCGCTCGGTGTGCTGTCGATTATTGCCGCCATTACCTACACCGTCGGCAAGCGTCCATACGGTTATCTTGGCCTTGGCGATATCTCCGTGCTGCTTTTCTTCGGCTGGATAAGCGTAATGGGTAGCTGGTATTTGCAGACGCATATGCTGATCCCGGCCGTTATTCTGCCCGCGACCGCCTGTGGTCTGCTGGCGACGGCGGTATTGAATATCAACAATCTGCGCGATATCGAAAGTGACCGCGAAAACGGCAAAAATACGCTTGTCGTCCGTTTAGGACCAATTAACGCACGCCGTTACCATGCTGGCCTGCTGGTTGGCGCGCTGTTATGCCTTGCGCTGTTTAACCTGTTTTCGCTGCAAAGCCTGTGGGGCTGGCTGTTTGTGCTGGCAGCACCACTGCTTATCAAACAGGCGCGCTTTGTGCTGCGCGAGCTCGACCCGCGCGCTATGCCGCCGATGCTGGAACGCACGGTAAAAGGTGCACTGTTAACTAATCTCTTGTTTGTATTAGGAATAATCCTCAGTCAAACGCATCTTTAA
- the hslU gene encoding HslU--HslV peptidase ATPase subunit: protein MSEMTPREIVSELDKHIIGQDAAKRSVAIALRNRWRRMQLDEELRHEVTPKNILMIGPTGVGKTEIARRLAKLANAPFIKVEATKFTEVGYVGKEVDSIIRDLTDAAVKMVRSQSIEKNRYRAEEMAEERILDVLIPPAKNNWGQPEQAAEPSAARQSFRKKLREGQLDDKEIEIDLAAAPMGVEIMAPPGMEEMTNQLQSMFQNLGGQKQKPRKLKIKDAMKLLIEEEAAKLVNPEELKQDAIEAVEQHGIVFIDEIDKICKRGNTSGPDVSREGVQRDLLPLVEGCTVSTKHGMVKTDHILFIASGAFQIASPSDLIPELQGRLPIRVELKALTTEDFERILTEPNASVTVQYKALMATEGVNIDFTEDGIKRIAQAAWQVNETTENIGARRLHTVLERLMEDISYDASDLGGETITIDADYVSKHLDALVADEDLSRFIL, encoded by the coding sequence ATGTCTGAAATGACCCCACGCGAAATTGTCAGCGAACTGGACAAACACATTATCGGCCAGGACGCGGCGAAGCGTTCTGTGGCGATTGCCCTGCGTAACCGCTGGCGCCGCATGCAGCTTGATGAAGAGCTGCGCCATGAAGTCACGCCGAAAAACATTCTGATGATCGGCCCAACCGGCGTCGGTAAAACCGAAATCGCCCGCCGCCTGGCAAAACTGGCCAACGCGCCATTTATCAAAGTTGAAGCGACCAAGTTCACCGAAGTCGGCTACGTTGGGAAAGAAGTGGATTCTATCATCCGCGATCTGACCGATGCGGCAGTGAAAATGGTGCGTAGTCAGTCGATCGAGAAAAACCGCTACCGCGCGGAAGAGATGGCCGAAGAGCGCATTCTCGACGTGCTGATCCCACCAGCGAAAAACAACTGGGGCCAGCCGGAACAAGCCGCTGAACCATCCGCTGCGCGCCAGTCTTTCCGCAAAAAACTGCGCGAAGGCCAGCTCGACGACAAAGAGATTGAAATCGATCTCGCTGCCGCGCCGATGGGCGTAGAAATTATGGCACCCCCGGGCATGGAGGAGATGACCAATCAGCTCCAGTCCATGTTCCAGAACCTGGGCGGCCAGAAGCAGAAACCGCGTAAGCTGAAAATCAAAGACGCGATGAAGCTGCTGATTGAAGAAGAAGCGGCGAAACTGGTGAACCCGGAAGAGCTGAAACAGGACGCTATCGAAGCCGTTGAGCAGCACGGGATCGTGTTTATCGATGAGATCGACAAAATCTGTAAACGCGGTAACACTTCGGGCCCGGATGTTTCCCGCGAGGGTGTGCAGCGCGATCTGCTGCCGCTGGTGGAAGGCTGCACCGTATCGACCAAACACGGCATGGTGAAAACCGACCACATTCTGTTTATTGCCTCTGGCGCGTTCCAGATTGCCAGCCCGTCGGATCTGATCCCGGAACTGCAAGGCCGTTTGCCAATCCGCGTTGAGCTGAAAGCGTTAACCACGGAAGATTTCGAACGCATCCTGACCGAGCCAAACGCGTCTGTCACCGTACAGTACAAAGCGCTGATGGCGACCGAAGGCGTAAACATTGATTTCACCGAAGACGGCATCAAACGTATTGCTCAGGCCGCATGGCAGGTGAACGAAACCACCGAAAACATCGGTGCGCGTCGTTTGCATACGGTGCTGGAACGTCTGATGGAAGATATCTCCTATGACGCCAGCGATCTGGGCGGCGAGACGATCACCATTGATGCAGACTATGTGAGTAAGCACCTTGATGCTTTAGTGGCAGATGAAGATCTGAGCCGTTTTATCTTATAA
- the hslV gene encoding ATP-dependent protease subunit HslV: MTTIVSVRRNGHVVIAGDGQATLGNTVMKGNVKKVRRLYNDKVIAGFAGGTADAFTLFELFERKLEMHQGHLVKAAVELAKDWRTDRMLRKLEALLAVADETASLIITGNGDVIQPENDLIAIGSGGPYAQAAARALLENTELGAREIAEKALGIAGDICIYTNHFHTIEELAYKA, translated from the coding sequence GTGACAACAATCGTAAGCGTACGCCGTAACGGCCATGTCGTTATCGCCGGTGATGGCCAGGCCACACTGGGCAACACCGTAATGAAAGGCAACGTGAAAAAAGTTCGCCGCCTGTATAACGACAAAGTCATTGCGGGCTTTGCCGGCGGCACGGCCGATGCCTTCACTCTGTTTGAATTATTCGAACGCAAACTGGAAATGCACCAGGGTCATCTGGTGAAAGCGGCTGTCGAGCTGGCAAAGGACTGGCGCACCGATCGCATGCTGCGCAAGCTGGAAGCACTGTTGGCGGTTGCCGACGAAACCGCGTCGCTGATCATCACCGGTAACGGCGATGTGATCCAGCCGGAAAATGACCTGATCGCCATCGGTTCCGGCGGGCCATACGCCCAGGCCGCTGCCCGCGCGTTGCTGGAAAACACCGAGCTTGGCGCACGCGAAATTGCTGAGAAGGCGTTGGGGATTGCAGGCGATATCTGCATCTACACCAACCACTTCCACACCATCGAAGAATTAGCCTATAAAGCGTAA
- the ftsN gene encoding cell division protein FtsN, producing the protein MAQRDYVRRSQSAPARRKTSNSRKKQRSKSAVSPAMVAIAAAVLVAFIGGLYFITHHKKEESESLQNQKMTGNGLPPKPEERWRYIKELESRQPGVRAPTEPTAGGEVQKPEQLTDEQRQLLAQMQADMRQQPTQLNEVPWNEQTPEQRQQTLQRQRQAQQQVQMQQQQQQWTQSQPVQAQQPRTQPRVTEQQQARTTQTTPPPRQTQSTTQQKPATSQPYQDLLQTPPHTAASQPKTQQAAPVTREVETPKAQPQTAEKKDDRRWLIQCGSFKGQDQAETVRAQLAFEGFDSRITSNNGWNRVVMGPVKGKESADATISRLKMAGHANCIRLAAGG; encoded by the coding sequence GTGGCACAACGAGATTATGTACGCCGCAGCCAGTCGGCTCCTGCGCGGCGAAAGACGAGTAACTCAAGGAAAAAACAGCGCAGCAAGTCTGCGGTCTCTCCAGCTATGGTCGCCATTGCGGCCGCCGTGCTGGTCGCCTTTATCGGTGGTTTGTACTTTATTACGCACCACAAAAAAGAAGAATCCGAGTCACTGCAAAACCAGAAAATGACCGGCAACGGCCTGCCGCCGAAACCGGAAGAGCGCTGGCGCTACATTAAAGAGCTGGAAAGCCGCCAGCCTGGCGTACGAGCGCCAACCGAGCCGACGGCCGGTGGTGAAGTGCAAAAACCGGAGCAGTTGACCGACGAACAGCGTCAGCTTTTAGCGCAGATGCAGGCCGACATGCGCCAGCAGCCGACGCAGCTCAACGAAGTGCCGTGGAACGAACAAACGCCGGAGCAGCGCCAGCAAACGCTGCAACGTCAGCGACAGGCGCAGCAACAGGTGCAGATGCAACAGCAGCAACAGCAGTGGACGCAGTCGCAGCCGGTACAAGCACAGCAGCCGCGCACGCAACCGCGCGTGACGGAGCAGCAGCAGGCGCGTACTACGCAAACCACGCCACCGCCGCGCCAGACGCAAAGCACAACGCAGCAAAAACCGGCCACCTCGCAACCGTATCAGGATCTGCTGCAAACGCCGCCGCATACCGCTGCGTCACAGCCGAAAACGCAACAAGCCGCGCCGGTAACGCGTGAAGTGGAAACGCCGAAGGCGCAACCGCAAACGGCTGAGAAAAAGGACGATCGCCGCTGGCTTATCCAGTGCGGTTCGTTTAAAGGCCAGGATCAGGCAGAAACCGTGCGTGCACAGCTGGCATTTGAAGGTTTCGACTCGCGTATTACCAGCAACAACGGCTGGAATCGCGTGGTGATGGGCCCGGTGAAAGGCAAAGAGAGCGCCGATGCCACCATCAGCCGCCTGAAAATGGCCGGTCACGCAAACTGCATCCGTCTTGCCGCCGGGGGTTGA